A window of Rhinolophus ferrumequinum isolate MPI-CBG mRhiFer1 chromosome 23, mRhiFer1_v1.p, whole genome shotgun sequence genomic DNA:
TAagatctggtttttttttttttaattatcatataGAGGATgaaacagaactcagagaaatcaGATTAGCAGAAGAACAATTAGGAGGAAGTTATTGCCACGATCCAgacaaaagattaagaaaatgtcTCAAtttggagacagaaagagaggtTGTCAGTCAGATTGGGTTTTCTGGAAGCAGATGCTGAGACAGAGTTTGAGGTGTAAGATATTAATTAGGGGGAATAAGCAGGATTGAACAGAGGGAAAAGTCAAACTGCAATGTAGATCCACCACAGACCCAGCTAACCTGGCGAGGAGCTCTGGAGTGAGTACTGTTCATCAGAATTGTCTTGCCGTAGGCCAAAATGGCCAAACCTGTATACCCTTGCTCAGTCATCACATGAGGACAGCCCCATGATAAGTCTGACCTTGTGCAGAACTGTTCTCTGTAGGTGAGGCACCGAAGGAACTGAAGCAGCAAGACGCTGTATGCTGGCTATACACCCTGTAGGTGAACAGCAAGTATTTCCTTGAAGGTGGGTGGCACACCTCCCTGCCTACCACAGAGAAAGTAATGAATTATGATATTTTGAACAAAAGCAATGGAGTGGATAGGAGGGAATGGATTCTATGGAGACTGTATTTTGTTGGTGGGGATGAAGAGGGCGTAAATAAAGGTTAACACTGAGGTCTTTACATTGATATGGTTtgatggtaattctgtttaaccgctagtaaacagaagagagagaacagtttTGGGGAGAAAGATATGGAGCTTATTTTGAACATGTCGACTCTAAAATGCCTGCATAATATTAAGGCAGggatgattttcaaaaattaatgcaaatggCAGGGTCTGGAGGTCAGCAGCAAGTGCTGTATTTATcgagtatacatatatattcttaattCAATATGAATAATGCCTCTATGAGGTAAAGAGGTATTCTTTttagtatatgaggtctgacaattaagtttgcaaacttgccaccgcGTGCTTACATTGACAGCACTATACAAACAGCTTGctaaagtttcataaccttggtatatcagcgtctcacagctgtgttcgtgtcgacatgtggcggtcttgctgagtggcgttcattattgtggttgcgtgtttttgtgtgctgttgcaagaatgtctgaacttgaattagagcaatgaacaaacattaaattttttgttaaacttggcaagagtagaagtgaaatcagggatttcttagtccaagtttgtggggataatgccatgaagaaaatggcagtgacaaatggattaaatgtttttctgagaggagagaatgtgtcactgataaagagaggtcagggtggctaATAAAGAGCAGAACAGataaaaacattggaaaaattcatcaaattgtgcgtaAAAATCgctggctgactgtgagaagcatagcagaccaagtaaacatcaatagagaaacagttaggaaaatcttaactgaaaatcttgacatgagaaaggtgtgtgcaaaaatggtcccgaagctCTTGCATtataacaatgcaccagctcatttttgagggagtttttagccaggaaacaaataactgtattggaacaccctccctgctcacctgatctggcccccagtgacatctttctttatctgaagataaaggaaatattgaaaggaaggcattttgatgagattcaggacatcaagggtaatacgacgacagctctgatggccattccaaaagaagagttccaaaattgctttgaaggatggactaagcgctggtgttggtgcatagcttcccagggggagtacttcagaggtgaccatagtgatattcagcaatgaggtatgtagcactttttctacgatgtgttcacgaacgtaattgtcagacctcatacactttttgtacattttatcaTAGCTTTTgtttatgaagaaactgagacttgaagAAGTTAAAATGCCTggctcaaagaaataaaactcaagtCTGTCTAATGACAAAGCTCTCAAAGACAAGATTATATTGCTTCCCATGGAAATTACCACAGATAGGTGATATTTGAAGCCATGGAAGTTAGTGGGTCACCCAGAAAAGGTAGAGtttaaagggaaacaaaaggagcCCAAAAATGGAATTCTAAGGAAGCTAACATTTCCAAGGTGAAGTGAGTAAGATGACATACTTGCCCTCTTACTTATAGATTGAAAGAGTGGCCAGAATGGTTTCTAAAAATTAGAAGTATGGAATCTCAGAAGCTGGGGTAAAAAGAGTTCTAGTTCACAGTGAAATGTTGCAGATATCATGGAGAATGAAGGCTTCACAATTAGAGTTCATTGATGATTTTAGAGCAGTCAGACTGCAGTGGGTTGAAGAGTAAGtgagagatgaggaaatagaagcaAAGAGTATAGGCTACTTTTCCAGAAGTTTTGCAGAGGAAATAATAAGGCCTTATATGTAAGTAaggaatttattaatattattaattgaTTGATTCATTAACAACTGCTAGCTCCCATATTACTTGGATTTTACACTCCCTCCATTTCTCTGgttatttctttctacttctatTATACCATCGTCCCTTCCCAAGGCTGATACACCAAGTCTGACACACAAACAACATTGcatgttgtttgttttggttgtgGATGACTCGTTTTATTTGGTTATGTGTTTTGAATGCCTCAGGTGATTCTGTCTGTCTTTTAAAGAATGGGCTACAGACCCCACAATCAGCATCCCAACTCCATTATCTCTTTTCCACAAAGAGAGAGAAGCATTCATTTCTCAGACCAATTCAGCAAACCATGCACGTTCTTAGGTTCTTAGAAGTCCTCTGTCTATCTagacttttcccttttcctgccccCGAACTCTTGGTGGGCAGatctgggagaagaaaagagCTGTCACTCCAAACTTTTTGGGACATAATGTCCCAGACTGGGAATCTGTTTGGTTTTTCTGTGAGCTGAGATCTTCCCTTGCCAGACACCCATCAGTCCAACCCTTTTCCAGAGGGGGCTGGAGAGTAATTAACACCGCCGTCCACCTGTGCACAGGAAGATGCCTACAGCCACACCAGCGATGAGGAAACTGCCCACCAGGACACCCAGGACCAGCGAAGTGTAGGGGCGGCCTGTTTGGCTCCCTGGAGAACATGCAGAGAGTTAGCCTGAAGAACATACCCCCAAGGAATCCCATGGTTTGAGTTAAACCCTACGGGATCTCACCCAAGTGACTTAAGCTATGTGTACTGTGTTCCAAacccccagccctggggcctcctgttGCTCAAGGTATCCATCCCTCAGGTCCATCCATTTGCCTGGAACCCACCCAACACACAGGCCCCTGGTCAGTCCCATCATACCTTTCGACTTTGTCTTGATGTGTTCCTGCACGTACTCCACACAGGTGTTCTGCAGGAATTCCTGCAGTTCCAACCGAGTACGATTGTAGGCGTTGAGCTGATGCAGGGTGTAGGTGACCAGTCTGGACTGGGCCTGGGGCTCTGCCACCCATGAGGACTTCTCTGGCTGGAAACTCATAAAGGAGCTTCCATTCACAGCCATTTCGAAGAAGACATGGGCTCTAGAGCCCTCAGGAGGAAGCTCACAGCCCAAGAAGCAGCGAATGGTCAGAGGAACTGTGGACCGGGATTCAGGGTCAGGGGTCTGTTTAGAGAGGGTGCCAGGTGTGGGAACTTTCGAGGTTCAGGGTGTAAAAGTGACAGGGCCTCCCAACAGGTTCTACCCTGAGGTCATGCCAGCAGGAAGAGCGCATAACGGAGAGCCCATAAGTTAGGACACTCACTCCTCTCCAGCCTGGAACTCCCACCCAGCAATCAGCAAATGCGGAGACACACTGGGCTCCTGAGAGCTTCCCGCCCACAGAAGACCACACTCATCCACAACATCCCTTTTGGAACCGGTCCCTTCCATAAGGCCCCGCCCCATTTGCCCGGGCCCCGCCCAGGCCACggccccttccccgccccctcgTTCGCGAACTACTCACAGGCCACGCCCCTCTCCTGGTGCACCAGTTGCACTAGGTTGTAGAAATCCTGCAGGTAGACCCGCACACTTTTCTCCGTGTGTGCCCAGCTTTTGGGCTCCTGCAAGGGATGCAGCTGGAGGATCGTGATATTGGAGCCCTGACCTTTCAGCACGTGTGTCGGAAGCCCCCCCAGCGACGCGTTGCCTTGGTGGAATACTTGGTGGGGGTCTGGGAAGTAGGAGATCTGGAGCATGTGAAAGTTCCGCGGGCCTGGGGCAGAAGTCAGCGCGTTGGTCCCTGGCCAGCGTGGGACGAGTCGGCGTGTAGCTAGACATAATAACCCCTTACCCGAAGGCCGGAGGCAGGACTCCCACCTCCCTAGCCCTTCATAAACTATAAAGtgtcctcccacccttcctcccaGGTGATGCTCACAGTAACCCTGCCAGGAAGACAGGACAGggattattatcttcattttacagatgaggaaactgtggctggAAGAGGAGAAGCCATTTGCCTTAGAATAATCCAGTCAGTGGAAGAGCCCCTCcaatctctttctctcacccCTGTCTCCCCTCATGTGCAGTTAGTTAACAAATCCTGACCtacaataaaatccaaattgtGTCTCCTCCGCCACTACCCTACTTCAGGTCTCACTGGTTCTCATCTGGGGGGGGGGGTAGTCACTTCTTTCCTCATGCTCCTGCCCTCATTTTTCAGTTTCACCCCTTCTAATCTGACCTCCACCTGACCCAGAAATAAGGTGATGTCCTTCTGCTTAACATCCTGCAGTGACACGCTTCCCTATCAATCATGATAGCTAATAGTTATTGTGCTTATTATGACCTGGGCACTGTACTTCACTTACATTATTATCTTATTTGCGCCTTCCATTAACATAAGGCAGTAGCTACTATTATGAATCCCAACCCAAATGGGAAACAGGCTAAAATGGTACAGGATAGCCAAGGTTTGAAGGCAGGTTGTCTGAATCCAGCACTCTTAGCCACCCAGCTATATGGCTTCCCTATGGGCTAGCCACAGAATCAAGTCCAAAGTCTTTAGGGGACCAGGCCCCAGCTGCCTTTTTCAGCCTCTTTCCAGTGCTTAGATATATTAGACTCCTTGGAGTTCCTTGTGCTGCCTTTTAACTGACATGTAAATAGTATTCAGGGTTGCTCTTCCTCCTGGCAAACTTCTATTCATGCTTCAAGACCCGGCTCGGTTGTCCTCTCCTTGGAGTTTTCCTGAAGCCTCTGCTCTTTACCCTCCCAGACACAGTGGATTTATTTCAGTGATCGCAGATGCTACAAAACTGTCTCCAAACACACTGAGGCTCCTCTAGGTTATGGAATTATGCCTGGTTATCTCTGCCTCCTACACTTAGtaagagcctggcacagagtaggtgcccAGAGAATGTCTGAGGAGGAAATGAATCTGGGGTTGTAAATCTCTGTGTGTGGGTATGTCGTGACCACGTCTGCATTTGAGAAGTGCACTGTGTCTGCAGGTGTGACTAAGTATACCTGTGTGGGTAACCCTAGAAAAGGTTCTTCACTGCTGTGTGccccagtctcctcctctgtgaaatggagataatattacCTACCTTGTAGAGACTTTGTGGGGGTTAAATGAGTCAATACATGCATAAACTATAGTGAGCACTCATTGAATACTGGTTATCATTTGCTCCCTCTCTCAGGGGAAGATTGAAGCTATAGAGATTGTGGGAGAGGGCAGAGAAGGCCCTTGTGCAATTGCGATGCAGGGCAATAACTTCCCTTCCGGGCTTAAATGGGCAGCCTGATCTTCTATGAGTTCTCCCACTGACCGCAGATTCCCTTTCCCCTAGCTTCATCTTATCAGCGGCCCCCAATCTAAATCCACCTTCTCTcgtctctgtttctgtttcacgTATCTCAGCCCCAAATCTTCCTTCAGTTCTCCCAGTGTTTTCCCATTCCTTCCATCTGCCATCTTAGCTCTGAGTATTTTCCCTAGATGCACCCCATTCATCATCACCCTCAGCTCTCCCTCTCTGGACTTTATCCCATCTCTCCCCTCACCCTGAGGCTAATTCCCTCACCCTTTCTATCTGTCCCTTTCCCATTTTTCCAGTCCTGTTTTCCTCCAGCAATCTCCATCTCCTCCTTCCCATGTGCCAAACTATACTTCCTCACCTTGGCTTTGGGACACAAACCAGTCCCTAGGATCCTGCCTGCCCTATAGGGAGATCTAGCCAGCTGCAGACACAGACTCTGTGGGATAAGCTCTCCTCAGGTCTTGCCCACGAACCCAGATAGGCTGAGACTTTTCAGAACCATCCTGAGGCATATGTGCCCCCCCAACTCACCATCTGAGGCTTCCTGGCTACCATGGGCCCCGCCCGGCAGGAGCAGTAGAAGCAGTAATGGCAGCAGTGTCGTCAACATCCTGGGGCTGAGGTTCTTGAACCCACCTGGGCTCTTGGCTCTGGCAGGCTGGAGGCTCCCACTGGATGCAGCCTAGAGGAACCAGAAGTGAGGACtgcctgggaggggaggaggttgAACAGAGGAGGCTGGAAGGTGGCCaggggggatgggaggaggaaggGCGTCAGGCTTATAAAGTGTTATTCCTACCCGGCTCATTTCCTACTAGGGGGCCGGCCTCCCCCTGGCCCTCCCCTTGTCCCGCCCTGCATCGCACCCTCCTGCCCAGACctgccttttcccttttccctgggCAGCTTTCTGAGGGACAGAGAGCAGCGGAAAGGGGGGAGAAGGGCTGGGAGAGAAGTCCTGCCCTCTCTGAGTCAGGGGGTGGGGCATCTGTTTTCAACTTAAAGTAGAGTCTAGGGTGTAGAGACCAGAAGGCTACTAACGGGGAAACCAAAGTCCGGAGAAGTTcagggacttgcccaaagtttATGCATCATGATGTGAGAGGTGGGGGATTAGAATCCAGTTTTCCAGCATGCTGGCTACATTTTGTCAGAATTTTAAGGACATAGTAATTATGCAATCAGGGATCTTGCTCTCAGAAGTAGTCACAATATGAATATAGAGCAGCTCACTGTACCATCATTTGTACCAGGAGAGAATTATGACCAATCTAAATCTCAACAGAGGATTGGTTACTTAAAGCAATATTTTTCAAACGGAGTTCACCATCTTATTAGTGGACAATGAAAACAATATAGCAGGTCATGATTagtagggttttttgtttggttttgtttttttgtttttttaatgaaatagaacagaataaaaattttcaagtgcATCACCTTTGGTAaagttaaacattatttcatgaaatatcgGTTCGGTTGTATATGTGTTTTGGTTTTCTATGTGTATGTTTCTATGATGGGTATGATAGcagtataaaatgtatttcttactctAGAAATCTAGAAAGtaagtagaaaaattagaaagttaCACCCCTAAAGTATGATAATTTATACTGTGGAATACTGTGCAGTAGTTAATAAAAAACTTCTCCTGCCCAATCCCCACTCTATTTTCATCATATTACTTAGCATTACCtgaaattatttacatgtttattgtcTGAATATCCTACAAGAATGTAAGTTCATAGACATAGAGGCTGTCCATCTTGTTTGTTACTGTGCCTAGAATAGTGCACATAATAAACAATATCATAATATATGTCAGCTAATGGATGACTTAATAAGATAGTTATGACATGCATAAATCTGCAAGAGTAAGTTGCAGAACATTATGTACCGTTTagaaacacttattttatttttttccaatgtaTCACATCACTCTTACTATGAAAACAAACAGCAATCATGAGTggggaaaataaacagaacaacTGGCCCTCAGGTAGTTAGGTCACTTTGGCTTCTCCGTCAGCCAGGCCTCTAACCCCAATCATGGGCATGGCCTTAGGCTGGTGTCATGACAGTCTGCTGGACTCACAGACCTGCTGCAGTCTTCCTGCAAGTCAGAGGGACTAACCCCCAAGAGACTCTCAGACCCTCAGGATCTACCTGGCACTGACTGAGGCTTCCATAGTAGCCGTGGCTTCGAGTGAGAATTAAGGCAAACACACAAGTCTAGTGCATTTCAATATGCTCATTTATTCACACAGAAAATGCAGTGGGGAGAATAGTCTCCTTAACATCAATGTCACAATATAATCATAGCAATATGGCCATCAATATAACAATAACAATTTAGTAAAGTATTTTGATAATGAACCAGTCCCAGAGTCTGTCAGATTCCGTGTGCAGGGCAGCTGGTCCGGGAGGTCGGTCTGGCAGAGGTTTGGTCTGAGTCTGATGGAGCAAGCAGGTTTTTGGAGTAGTCACCTCTCAGTCGAGACTGGCTCTCTGAGCTGTCAAAGTCCTGGGTTTTTAAGGACTTCAGTAGAGGTGTATGACGTCACCTCATCAGTCCTCACAGACTTGTTTCCTATTAGCCCATGCAGCTGCCACACCATCCATCTGGGGGTTGTTTGCTTGTTGTTTATCTTCATGGGGAATTTCCATACCACTTAGTGTCCAAGATGGAGTTACTCTTCCTCATACAAAATGCAATCACTCTTGCTCATATAAAAACACACTTTTCAGGGGCACTCTACACagctggagaaaagagaaaccaaaacGATGTAGATGAAGGCAAAGATGACATCCAAGGGCTCTTTTTAGGGGATTTGTTTGAAAGTCTCCTCTGGGATCTGGCTGTTGGTCTTGAGCATAGTGAAGACCTGATCAACTCTGGTTTAGTTCTACTCTGTCCTGAAGGCACTTCTGGGACAATTGGAGGTTCATCCCAGATTGGGTGGAGATAACCTGCACCATTTCTTGCTGCTCCGTGGAGAGGCTGGTAGAGCTGGAGGTGGATGTGGGTACTAGAATGGAGAAGGCACTCTGGGTTTCTTTTGTCCTGGCATTCCCCACAATCAGTTCATCGTTCAAGATGCACAGACTGGAATTGCTGCCAGAAGTCAAGATGAAGCTTCGGGTGAAGGCACGGACAGACCCTTGAGACTTTACTTCCACTTCCTTGAACACCCCATTGACAGAAACACAGAGCATTATTTTTGTCTGGACACACAGGTCTACCACTAATTCCAGTAAAGGTCATGCTGAGTTTTGGGTAACACATTGAGGGAGTCAACATGTCACAATTTCTGTGCTTCAGCAGCTGAACCCGCAGGTCACGATTCTTGACTTTCTTCATATCCCTGCTGTCCTTGAAGTACTCTCACAAACTTCTTGGGTCTAGGTTCTCGGGGTCGAAGGGAACGGTCAGGGAGAAGCAGGTCTCATCGTGATAAGCACTGTCGGTATCCATAGTCATAGATCAAGTAATACTGGAGCAGGAATTGAAAGGCTGGATTCTTCGGGGTCTCAGATCCTTTATAGCTTTCCTTACAAGGTTTAGATTATCTCTAGGTCTGCAATGTTACTTATAATTGGTGGGGGTAACTCCTGGCCATCCTGGCATAACAACTTGGGGAAACATTTCCTGATGGACATGTGTAGGTGGACTGGTCTGGAAAGGTGCTGTGCAAGGGATTCCCTTCCAGCCACAGCTCTTCGAGCTTCAGCCCTTTCATCTTATCTAACTCTCATACCGACTTCAGCTGGTTTTTGGAGAGGTTCAGATCTTGACTGTGAGGGCCATCTTTATAATGTCAGacaggtcacccagctggtacAGTTTGTTCTTGCACAAGTTTAAGGACAATAGCTCAGGGAAATTCTTTTCGATGATCTGCAGGGTGGCAGCCACAGTTTCTTCGATTCAGGATTATACCAATATCAAGGCCCACCAAGTCTGGGTCAAAGTGGAGCTTATGAAGGTCAAGAGCTTACTGGGAGATATCATATCATTTGTTTATGGTCAGCTTTAGCTCCATTTCCTTTGACTCCAACTTATTCTGCACAGAGTAGGGTACGGCAGAAGTATTGACAAAGATAGCTATCTTTTGATTTGCATCATCACGAATCTTACAGCTGACATCCTTCAATGCAGAGGCAGCACTAGCACCCTGGACAAAGAACCGAGCCTGGTTGTTTGCATAGTGAAAGCCACTGGGGTAAAGGGGACACTGCAATGGCTCTGAATTGAATTCATTAGCCATATCTTGTCATACTTCATCCCATAAGGAACTGTGATCTTGAACCAGCCCTCCAAGGTTCCATCCTGTGTGTTTTCCATTTGTCTCTCTGGAGGAGTTCTATCCTGGTGTTCATTACACCCTTTCACGCTGCTATTGTTGGGATGGAAGTTAGGAGAGAGTGCCATGGTGTGGCCTGAAGGCGGTGACCTGTCACCACTGTCCTCACAGGGTATTTGTGAGGAGAATCTGTGGGGTCTGGAGCTCAGGGTTTGTGTCGGGTCTAAGGAAGGTTGTTGAGGAAGGTGAGAGCAGGCTCTAAACCCTTATCAAGGCCACACGAGTAAGATGGAGTCCCGTTTAGAAACATTTATGTGTCAACTACACACACAACAACTAAAAAACTTATTTCTTTATGGCAGTGAGTGACTCTGGAAGGATATACAGAAAATACAGCAGTGGTTTAGATCTAGGGGGAGAGGCCTGAGATTaggaatgtgtatgtgtgtgtgtgtgtgcgcgtgtgtgttaGGGGTGGCAATCTTTTTCACTCTATTTTGTGAAGGGCTTTATCACTCTATCTGTATTGTTGGAAAATTTTGCATCTAGAATATGACCATATATCTCTTATTGAGTTAAAAATAGAAGTTTAAGTAATAGATTAGGTAAAAGAGGGTGGAAGATCATTGTAAGCTGATATATTGACTTGAGATTTTGATAAGTGAATAAAGGAGGgaatcgcttctcggccttttggctaagatcaagtgtagtgAATAAAGGACGTATGGAACAATACATATAGtataatttcatctatttttagttaaaaaatttttacttctatccaagtaattatatataattccattctcatatttaaaaaaataactttctgtcTGAAtctgtgtatttgtatatacatacaaaaagtTCGTGGAAGGATGCAGTCAATAGAGATTATCCCTGGGGAATGGAATTAAATAAAGGGTTTAGGGGgaattttaactctttattttatatacttccTTGGAGGGAGAGTGGAATTGGGGCAAACTTGGGCATACACCAGATTCCCATGCTCTCAACTGAACATATTCAAGAGTGTCCGTGCTGAcctcttaccatgtttccccgaaaataagacctaaccggaaaataagccctggcatgatttctcaggatgatatcccctgaacataagccctaatgtgtcttttggagcaaaaattaatataagacccggtcttattttcggggaaacacggtagcttgtTGCAACCTAGCTTAGAAATAACAGCACAGTTTTTCCCAACTCACAAAAATAGTCTCATCAGAAGAATGAGGGCCTTGTTTTCATGGACTGGGACTCAGGAAAAGTGGAAGGACTTAAGTCACTGTCAATTAtattgtcttggctattataaaaaataattatgaaatattatttgaagaattattttatgCTTGAAGAAGTTCATTACAAACATGCATGTTCCTACCACCCTcccataagaaataaaatattaccagtgTAATTGAAGCCCCCAGTGTACTCCTCCCCAATCACATGActctcccctgctcccccaccAAAATAACCACTAATCGGTATTTGCTAGTTTTCCTTACCTTACATTTCTACGagctcagacaattaagttcgcaaattcagcctagaaaaagtgctacataactcatggCTGAATATCCCTACGGTCACCTTTGgagtactcccgttgggaagctatgcaccgacaccagcacccagtccacccttcaaagcaattttggaactctttctggaatgaccatcagagctgtccttgtattacccttgatgtcctgaatgtcatcaaaatgtcttccttcaatatttcttttatcttcaggtaaagaaagaagtcattgggggctagatcaggtgagtagggggtgttccaatacagttatttgtttactggctaataactccctcacagacagtgccttttAAGCTGCTGCACtgtcgtgatgccagagccaggaattgttgtggagaaaagttcaggttgtctaactttttcacacagccttttcagcacttccaagcagtaaacttggttaactgtttgtccagttggtacaaattcataatgaataatccctctgatatcaaaaaaggttagcagcatcattgcaaaaagttcacaaacttaattgtcaggccttgtataTACTTacactatatatgcatatatcccTAAGCAATATATAGtggtattttgtatattttgagcTTTCTATAAATGACATTGAAGCCCATATATTCCTCAGCAAATTGCTTTTTTCATCTGACATATTaataagattcat
This region includes:
- the PROCR gene encoding endothelial protein C receptor, yielding MLTTLLPLLLLLLLPGGAHGSQEASDGPRNFHMLQISYFPDPHQVFHQGNASLGGLPTHVLKGQGSNITILQLHPLQEPKSWAHTEKSVRVYLQDFYNLVQLVHQERGVAFPLTIRCFLGCELPPEGSRAHVFFEMAVNGSSFMSFQPEKSSWVAEPQAQSRLVTYTLHQLNAYNRTRLELQEFLQNTCVEYVQEHIKTKSKGSQTGRPYTSLVLGVLVGSFLIAGVAVGIFLCTGGRRC